One bacterium DNA window includes the following coding sequences:
- a CDS encoding GDP-mannose 4,6-dehydratase: MRVLITGITGFAGSHLAEYILEHQPGVEVYGIRRWRSRIENVEHLLDKIQIMECNIVDASSVKALIADVRPDKIFHLAAQSFVPSSWNAPAESLTTNILGQLNIFEALRESKLMDTWVQIACSSEEYGMVYPNEIPIRETNPLRPLSPYAVSKVTQDVLAYQYFMSYGIKAVRTRGFNHTGPRRGEVFVCSNFSKQVVEVERNKRPPVIYVGNLEARRDFTDVRDMVRAYWLSTEKCEPGEVYNICTGSSVSIQELLDLVLSHTKLQIEVKQDPSRLRPSDVPLLEGDCSKFEQATGWKPEIPFRQTLSDIMDYWRDRIR, from the coding sequence GCAGAATACATACTGGAGCACCAACCAGGAGTTGAAGTTTATGGAATTCGCCGTTGGCGAAGCCGCATTGAAAATGTGGAGCACCTGTTGGACAAAATCCAGATCATGGAGTGCAATATTGTCGACGCTTCTTCGGTGAAAGCGCTGATCGCGGACGTTCGCCCAGACAAGATTTTTCATCTGGCTGCTCAAAGTTTCGTTCCCAGCTCCTGGAATGCGCCGGCCGAATCGTTGACGACCAACATCCTGGGGCAGTTGAACATCTTTGAGGCCCTCCGGGAATCGAAATTGATGGATACATGGGTGCAGATTGCCTGTTCCAGTGAAGAATATGGAATGGTATATCCGAATGAGATTCCGATTCGTGAAACGAACCCGTTGCGGCCGTTGAGCCCTTACGCGGTTAGCAAGGTCACACAGGATGTTCTGGCATATCAGTATTTCATGTCTTATGGGATCAAAGCGGTTCGCACCCGAGGATTCAACCATACCGGTCCCCGCCGCGGTGAAGTTTTTGTGTGTTCTAATTTTTCAAAACAAGTTGTAGAAGTCGAAAGGAATAAACGTCCGCCCGTCATTTACGTCGGAAATCTTGAAGCCCGGCGCGATTTCACCGACGTGCGCGATATGGTTCGAGCGTACTGGCTCTCCACTGAAAAATGTGAGCCGGGGGAAGTGTACAACATCTGCACCGGTTCCTCGGTATCCATTCAAGAGTTGCTGGACCTTGTTCTTTCGCACACGAAGCTGCAGATTGAGGTCAAGCAGGATCCTTCCCGGTTAAGGCCCTCCGACGTTCCTTTACTCGAGGGAGATTGCAGTAAATTTGAGCAGGCCACCGGCTGGAAGCCGGAGATTCCATTCCGCCAGACTCTGTCCGATATTATGGATTACTGGCGAGATCGAATCCGCTAA